The sequence below is a genomic window from Shinella zoogloeoides.
GCCGCAGCCGCGCGAGCGAAGCCTTCTTCGGCCGCCGCAAGGGCAAACCGTTGCGGGAGCGGCAGGCGCAGCATCTTGAAACGGTGCTGCCGGCGCTGAAGGTCGATCTGTCGACCCCGGCTCCGGCGGACATCGCCTCCCTCTATGGCTTCCCGCCCGCCCGCATCCGGCTCGAAATCGGCTTTGGCGGCGGGGAGCACCTCATCCATCGCGCGACGGAAACGCCGGACACCGGCTTCATCGGCGTCGAGCCCTTCGTCAATTCCATGGCGAAGCTCATCGGCAGCGTCGAGGAGAAGGGCGCGAAGAATATCCGGCTTTACGATGACGATGCGACGGAGCTGCTGGACTGGCTTCCGGCGGCTTCGATCGATCAGATCGACCTGCTCTATC
It includes:
- the trmB gene encoding tRNA (guanosine(46)-N7)-methyltransferase TrmB produces the protein MTDAERRSRASEAFFGRRKGKPLRERQAQHLETVLPALKVDLSTPAPADIASLYGFPPARIRLEIGFGGGEHLIHRATETPDTGFIGVEPFVNSMAKLIGSVEEKGAKNIRLYDDDATELLDWLPAASIDQIDLLYPDPWPKKKHWKRRFVSRVNLDRFARVLKPGGLFCFASDIDTYVNWTLMHCGAHPAFVWTAENAVDWLTPFAGWPGTRYEAKAKREGRKSAYLTFRRL